A DNA window from Schistocerca americana isolate TAMUIC-IGC-003095 chromosome 4, iqSchAmer2.1, whole genome shotgun sequence contains the following coding sequences:
- the LOC124612913 gene encoding TBC1 domain family member 7: MASDERNFRSSYYEKVGFRSVEEKKSLEILLKDKPLDKMKLRQFCIRFTVPGIYRNLVWKVLLDVIPIHVDSHKFVMEQRKEEYKDLLHALRLMQIVNDATPKPELFLLMWLLQTGRLTLYQNQLNTAVNRNLCAISHSLSVVFDDDVDIYWLSKGFFESVVKFRDDIPTLIKYTKSVLEKEDEEIYCHLQDLCAFNTIPLDNWLCCCFAGVISESSLGKIWDKLIGGSCKILVFVAVLLLVTLKRALLKCATTDNIASCLKNISEEVSEVIVNQAIEMWQQYGSSLNTVISAEGGKTHLTTNRQK; this comes from the coding sequence ATGGCAAGCGATGAACGTAATTTTAGATCGTCATATTACGAAAAAGTAGGTTTTAGAAGTGTCGAGGAGAAAAAATCTCTAGAGATTCTGTTGAAAGATAAGCCTCTGGACAAAATGAAACTGCGACAGTTTTGTATACGTTTTACTGTGCCGGGAATATACAGAAATTTAGTATGGAAAGTACTTCTGGATGTTATTCCTATTCATGTCGATTCTCACAAGTTCGTAATGGAGCAGCGTAAAGAGGAATATAAGGATTTGTTGCATGCTTTGCGTTTAATGCAAATAGTGAATGACGCAACTCCAAAACCAGAACTATTTTTGCTGATGTGGCTGCTTCAAACTGGGAGATTAACTTTATATCAAAACCAATTAAATACGGCTGTGAACAGAAACTTATGTGCGATTTCTCATTCGCTGTCAGTAGTTTTTGACGACGATGTTGACATTTATTGGTTGTCGAAGGGCTTCTTTGAAAGTGTTGTGAAGTTTCGTGATGACATACCGACGCTGATAAAATATACGaaatcagttttggaaaaagaagacgaagaaatttATTGTCATTTGCAAGATTTGTGTGCGTTTAATACAATTCCACTGGATAATTGGCTTTGTTGTTGTTTCGCAGGTGTGATAAGCGAATCATCATTGGGAAAAATATGGGACAAACTGATCGGTGGTTCGTGTAAAATACTTGTTTTCGTTGCTGTGTTATTACTGGTAACACTCAAGAGAGCTTTGCTGAAATGTGCGACGACAGACAACATTGCATCTTGTTTAAAGAATATATCGGAAGAAGTTTCCGAAGTTATAGTTAACCAAGCCATAGAAATGTGGCAACAATACGGTAGTAGTCTTAACACCGTTATAAGTGCAGAGGGTGGCAAAACTCATCTTACCACCAACAGACAGAAGTGA